ATATTTGTGTCTGCTTTTTATTTTGCCATAAATCATAATAATCCACATAGGTTAATAACCTTATTTTTATATGCCTATTTAGTTGGTTTAATTGTACACTACACAAATTCTGTTATACCTGGTATGGTAATTCATATCATTACCAATACAGTATTTGAGGTATATACATATATTCAAGGCAAAGCTAATATGGCTCAAATATACAGTAATGTAGCCAATACAGAGCATAACATTTTAAGCAATAATTTTGCATTATTCATGGTTTTTATTTTAGGTAGTTTAGCTTGTTATATAGCTTTAAAACAGCTTAAAAAGCTAGCTGAACCTCAAAACCAACAGGTTATGACACAATCTGGTTTAAATAAAAACAGAGCTGTAATTTTAATAGTTACAGCCTTGATAATTACTACTTTAATTTATATGTTTTGGGCTATTTTGTAAATGCAAAAAAATAATTATCTATTTTTTACTCATAGCTATATAAATATTTTTTAGGGCTAGTCAACTCTAGGTTTTTGAATATCTTAATAAAGTATTGTTCGTTATCAAAACCAACTATTTCTGCTACCTCTTTAATACTATACTTATTAAGCTTAAGTAATCTTTTAGCTTCTGCTATTCTTTTTAACTGAATATATTGAGTTACAGATATTTTTATGTCTTTTTTAAACTGCCTAGATAAATGTAAATCCTGCACATTAAACTTTTTAGCTATTTGTTTAGTAGAGATATTTTTTTTATAGTTTTGCTGTATATACTCACATACTTTTTTTGTAAGCCCTGTGCTATTAAAACACTTGCTTTCAAATACAGCTTGAGCATATAGCCCTACTGTTTGGCTTAAGTGTTGATGGATTTCACTTATTTGGCGTAATTTTTTAAGTTTAAATGTAAAATTTAAACTAATTATAAGTGAATCTATAAAGTCTAAACCTCCTATACAGGCAGATTTTCTTATATTGCTATTTAACCTAGTAAGGTAGTTCTTCCACTCTTCGAGTATAACAATAGGACAATTATGTAGTTTAAGCAACTCTTGTAAACCAATTAAGGCCTTTTGTTTGTCTCCTAACTCTATATAGTGATATATTTCTTCGGTATTCTGTAGTATTTTATAATAATTTTCACTAACACTGTTTGTACTCATTATAAAACCCCATAACAATTATTTTATTGTAATAATTTTCTATTTTTAACCTTAATTATCCTTTAATTGCTATTCAGAGGCAACGTCATTGTTCTACATATTGTTGCATTATATTACTTATTGCTCTACTTATTTATATTTGATTTACTCTACTAAATATGATTACCTAATAAAATTATTATAGAAGGGAAAAATAGCTATATTAAATATTTAGAGGTGTAAAAATGAAAAAGAAAAATAATGCTAACAACAAAACCAACCAAACTAATGTAACCTATGGCAAGCCAATTGAGTATAACGAGTCTTTTAAAAACAGTAAAGTACAAGATTTAGAGAACCTTGAAAGCAAAATGGATAAACTACGTACTAAACCTGTAGCTGAGGTTCAAGTAGAGCATAATAAAAACCTTAAAAAGAACCAACTAAAGTAACCAAGTTAAACTAAGTGTAAAGGACACAAAAAAATATAATATGTGTCCTTTAAAATATTTATGTATACCTATTTTTATTTAAGCTACTGCTTATACCTAACTAATTTTAAGTTTATTTTAGTCCATGTTTATCTTTATATGAAATAATAGTAAATTATACTTAATGCATTAATGCAGGATTATGTTACCATTAATTCTTTAATAGTTAAATAAGCAATTGTGAAGAAAAACATTTTACACTACTCTTTCACCTGCAATAAATACTTGCTCCACATTTGTAAAGTTACTTAAAGGGTGGCCATCAAATATAACTAAATCTGCCTCTTTACCCACCTCGATACTGCCAATTTTATCGCTCATAGCTATTAACTCAGCTGCATTAATGGTAATAGCCTTAAATGCTGCTTCCTCGTCTAAGCCATACCGTATTGCTAAGCCAGCATTCATTGCTAAATACTTTGTATGCGAAGCAGGGGTTACAGCATCCATAGTTATTATTACTTTTGCACCAGCCTTATTTAATACAGCAGGGGTCGACATTCTTACATCCCACAGCTCGTGTTTATATGGCCCAATAATTAATGGTCCTATTACACAAAAACACCCTTTATCAGCCAATATATCTGCCACATGATAACCCTGTGTGCAATGCTCTATTGAATAATCTAAGTTAAACTCTTCCGCTATTCTAATAGCAGTTATAATATCATCTGCTCGGTGGGCATGTATTCTGGCTTTATATTCTCTGTTTAAAACTTTGGCTAGTTGCTCTAAACCCAAATCTCTATTAAAATGTTTACCTTCTTTTTGGGCTTGTTTTTGTTTTATCACATAGTCTTCTGCCTTCATAAGAGCTTGACGCATGACAGCGGCATTACCCATACGTGTTGAGGGTATTTTTTTTTGCTCTTTATATACACCTTTAGGGTTTTCTCCTAAAGCAAATTTCATTGCCTCTTTACCTTGCACTACCATATCGTATACAGTGTTGCCATGGGTTTTAATGACAAAGCCCGTTCCGCCTATAATATTTCCACTACCAGGACCAGTATATGCTGTAGTGACACCACCCTGTAAAGATAATTTAATAGCTGGGTCTTGAGGATTAAAGGAGTCTATTCCTCTTACAAAAGGGCTAACTGGGTTTGTCATTTCATTACCATCTGCAGTTGCTGGCACATTAATTTCACCGAATGTACCTAAATGTGTATG
This Clostridium sp. 'deep sea' DNA region includes the following protein-coding sequences:
- a CDS encoding helix-turn-helix transcriptional regulator, which encodes MSTNSVSENYYKILQNTEEIYHYIELGDKQKALIGLQELLKLHNCPIVILEEWKNYLTRLNSNIRKSACIGGLDFIDSLIISLNFTFKLKKLRQISEIHQHLSQTVGLYAQAVFESKCFNSTGLTKKVCEYIQQNYKKNISTKQIAKKFNVQDLHLSRQFKKDIKISVTQYIQLKRIAEAKRLLKLNKYSIKEVAEIVGFDNEQYFIKIFKNLELTSPKKYLYSYE
- a CDS encoding amidohydrolase, with product MFAIVGAKIYTITKGIINNGVVLVKNGLIEAVGTSSLKVPAGYKIINAKSKCLTPGLIDAHTHLGTFGEINVPATADGNEMTNPVSPFVRGIDSFNPQDPAIKLSLQGGVTTAYTGPGSGNIIGGTGFVIKTHGNTVYDMVVQGKEAMKFALGENPKGVYKEQKKIPSTRMGNAAVMRQALMKAEDYVIKQKQAQKEGKHFNRDLGLEQLAKVLNREYKARIHAHRADDIITAIRIAEEFNLDYSIEHCTQGYHVADILADKGCFCVIGPLIIGPYKHELWDVRMSTPAVLNKAGAKVIITMDAVTPASHTKYLAMNAGLAIRYGLDEEAAFKAITINAAELIAMSDKIGSIEVGKEADLVIFDGHPLSNFTNVEQVFIAGERVV